The Geitlerinema sp. PCC 9228 genome contains a region encoding:
- the phnG gene encoding phosphonate C-P lyase system protein PhnG — translation MNSGDCSTTTRRKQWMATLAKASLPDLQAYFGQLSSLPDYKFLRSPEIGLVMVRGRTGGTGNPFNLGEMTVTRCVVKMEGYNGFGYVAGRSHRHAEIAAVCDALMQHPQWQLQVQTNVIDPLQAIAEHQKQQTQRQCETTKVDFFTLLRGE, via the coding sequence ATGAATTCTGGTGACTGTTCTACCACAACTAGACGAAAGCAGTGGATGGCAACCCTAGCCAAAGCCTCCCTCCCAGACCTGCAAGCTTACTTCGGGCAACTGTCTTCCCTTCCCGACTACAAGTTTTTGCGATCGCCAGAAATCGGGTTGGTTATGGTCCGCGGTCGTACCGGTGGCACCGGCAATCCCTTCAACTTAGGGGAAATGACCGTAACCCGTTGTGTCGTAAAAATGGAAGGATACAACGGATTCGGCTATGTAGCCGGGCGATCGCACCGCCATGCAGAAATAGCTGCCGTCTGCGATGCTTTGATGCAGCATCCCCAGTGGCAACTCCAAGTCCAAACCAACGTTATCGACCCCCTACAAGCGATCGCCGAACACCAAAAACAACAAACCCAACGCCAATGCGAAACCACCAAGGTAGACTTTTTCACCTTGCTCCGTGGAGAATAA
- the phnF gene encoding phosphonate metabolism transcriptional regulator PhnF, whose translation MKAIDNSQPEKFTLRHSSLPIYAQIAEELRNDIQKGMYQVGDRLPTEAQLSQHFGVNRHTLRRAISELKNEGLLRVDRGRGTFVAATPIYYAINSRVRYNESLKAQGLEPKMQLLRVIQTEADAAVAKALQLPLSDPVALVERFGLANEQPICLNSSYFPLQRFPDFVEKCQHLTLISISKFLQENYNCDHIRQSTRVSTRLVNPQDAQRLSLPASLPVLVVESINIDSQQHPIEYGITRFRGDRVELVFDNQSP comes from the coding sequence ATGAAAGCAATTGACAATTCCCAACCGGAAAAATTTACCCTTCGGCATTCTAGCTTGCCAATTTATGCTCAAATTGCCGAAGAACTCCGCAATGATATCCAAAAGGGCATGTATCAAGTAGGCGATCGCTTGCCCACCGAAGCCCAACTCAGCCAGCATTTTGGCGTCAATCGCCATACCCTACGTCGAGCCATTTCCGAACTGAAAAACGAAGGCTTGCTACGAGTAGACCGCGGTCGGGGCACCTTTGTTGCCGCCACGCCTATTTACTACGCCATTAACAGTCGGGTTCGTTACAACGAATCCCTAAAAGCTCAAGGACTCGAACCGAAAATGCAACTGCTGCGTGTCATTCAAACCGAAGCCGATGCGGCAGTTGCCAAAGCGTTGCAATTGCCCCTTAGCGATCCCGTGGCTTTGGTGGAACGGTTTGGTTTAGCCAACGAACAACCCATCTGTTTGAACAGCAGCTACTTTCCTTTGCAGCGTTTTCCCGATTTTGTAGAAAAGTGCCAGCATCTTACCCTCATTTCCATTTCCAAATTTCTACAGGAAAACTACAACTGCGACCACATCCGGCAATCGACGCGGGTTTCCACTCGTTTGGTGAATCCCCAGGATGCCCAACGGTTGTCTTTACCTGCCAGCCTGCCGGTCTTGGTGGTGGAATCCATCAATATCGATAGCCAGCAGCATCCCATTGAATACGGCATTACCCGATTTCGCGGCGATCGCGTGGAACTGGTTTTCGACAACCAATCCCCATAA